In Camelina sativa cultivar DH55 chromosome 17, Cs, whole genome shotgun sequence, the genomic stretch tcacacacactcacacaccAAGGAAGTCACCATGGAACAAGCGCGTCACGTTCACAGATTCACATTCTGCGTTCCCAcacttatataaaaaagacaacaacacaTACACATGTGTATCTCTGACATcaaagaacagaacagaacaaaccTCAAGAATCagtaggaaacaaaaaaaaaaggagttagctttaagccttttttttttgtaatactaATGGATTCTGTAAACTCTTTCAAAGGATATGGAAAAGTAGACGAAGCTCAAGATTCAGCattgaagaaaaagacaagaaaacgTATACTTCTACTATCCATCTCCGTTGTGGTTCTCATCGCCGTGATAATCGCCGCCGTAGTAGCCACCGTCGTCCACAAGAAGGATAAGGAGTCAACACCGAGTTCACCTCACGGGTTAACACCATCCACTTCACTCAAAACCATCTGCAGCGTAACTCGTTTCCCTGAATCTTGCATTTCAAGTATCTCGAAGCTTCCATCTTCAAACACAACAGATCCAGAGACTCTGTTCAAGCTCTCTCTGAAAGTAATCATCGACGAGCTCGATTCGATTTCCGATTTACCGGAGAAGCTGGCAAAGGAGACAGAAGACGAAAGGATCAAATCTTCGTTAAGGGTTTGTGGAGATCTGATCGAAGATGCTTTGGATCGACTCAACGACACTGTCTCCGCCATTGatgacgaagagaagaagaaaactctgTCATCTTCCAAAATCGAAGATCTCAAGACTTGGCTTAGCGCAACGGTGACAGATCACGACACGTGTTTCGATTCGTTAGACGAGTTAAgacagaacaaaacagagtacgCGAACTCGACGATCACACATCATCTGAAATCCGCAATGGCTAAGTCGACAGAGTTCACAAGTAACAGTCTTGCAATAGTGTCCAAGATTCTTGCTGCGTTGAGCGATTTGGGGATTCCGATTCACAGGAGAAGGAGACTGATgatgagtcatcatcatcagcagaaGCAAAGTGTGGATTTTGAGGAGTGGGCGAGACGGAGGTTGTTACAGACGGAAGGTGTGAAGCCTGATGTGACGGTGGCGGCTGATGGAACAGGGGATGTGAAGAC encodes the following:
- the LOC104758735 gene encoding pectinesterase 1-like, with amino-acid sequence MDSVNSFKGYGKVDEAQDSALKKKTRKRILLLSISVVVLIAVIIAAVVATVVHKKDKESTPSSPHGLTPSTSLKTICSVTRFPESCISSISKLPSSNTTDPETLFKLSLKVIIDELDSISDLPEKLAKETEDERIKSSLRVCGDLIEDALDRLNDTVSAIDDEEKKKTLSSSKIEDLKTWLSATVTDHDTCFDSLDELRQNKTEYANSTITHHLKSAMAKSTEFTSNSLAIVSKILAALSDLGIPIHRRRRLMMSHHHQQKQSVDFEEWARRRLLQTEGVKPDVTVAADGTGDVKTVNEAVLRVPKKSLKMFVIYVKSGTYIENVVMDKSKWNVMIYGDGKGKTIISGSKNFVDGTPTYETATFAIQGKGFVMKDIGIINTSGATKHQAVAFRSGSDFSVYYQCSFDGFQDTLYPHSNRQFYRDCDVTGTIDFIFGSAAVVFQGCKIMPRQPLPNQFNTITAQGKKDPNQNSGMSIQRCTISANGNVVAPTYLGRPWKEFSTTVIMETEIGPVVRPIGWMSWVSGVDPPASIVYGEYKNTGPGSDVSQRVKWAGYKSVMSEVDAAKFTVATLLHGSDWIPATGVTHQLS